A region of Malaclemys terrapin pileata isolate rMalTer1 chromosome 5, rMalTer1.hap1, whole genome shotgun sequence DNA encodes the following proteins:
- the SLC34A2 gene encoding sodium-dependent phosphate transport protein 2B — translation MAPWPELENSQTNNYTEDSSKQDKAMSEKGGENHKDHVGSLRSKGGLQPAHSNIALIDEPGQEEDPWSMPVLQDTGVKWSDMDNKGKIISVLTGIAKFIALLGLLYFFVCSLDILSSAFQLVGGKAAGDIFRDGSVLSNPVAGLVIGVLVTVMVQSSSTSSSIIVSMVSSTLLSVKAAIPIIMGANIGTSVTNTIVALMQAGDRNEFRRAFAGATVHDFFNWLSVFVLLPLEVVSGYLYRLTNVIVDSFNLESGEDAPELLKVITDPFTKLIIQLDKSVINAIATNEEGAKNKSLVKTWCKTKTNVTMQNVTIPASENCTSPDLCWTDGNLTWTIKNVSLTENIQKCQHLFVGTNLADLAVGLILLAGSLIILCTCLVLIVKLLNSVLKGQVASVIKKTLNTDFPYPFSWVTGYLAMLVGAGMTFIVQSSSVFTSAITPLVGIGVISIERAYPLTLGSNIGTTTTAILAALASPGSTLRYSLQIALCHFFFNISGIILWYPIPFTRVPIRLAKSLGNITAKYRWFAIFYLILCFFLIPLAVFGLSVAGWQVLLGVCGPILLALITVIVINVLQSKRPNILPTKLQNWDFLPRWMHSLKPWDNVITSALSFCGRYCFCNKCCKCCKGNTEDEPAKDKQEKAMAVYDNTVELADEENCVTKTQPAAGGEKTYSDNTAF, via the exons ATGGCTCCTTGGCCTGAGTTGGAAAACTCTCAAACCAATAACTATACTGAAGACTCCTCCAAGCAAGACAAGGCCATGTCTGAAAAAGGTGGAGAAAATCACAAAG ACCATGTGGGTTCACTTCGAAGTAAAGGTGGACTTCAGCCTGCACATTCCAACATTGCCTTGATAGATGAGCCAGGGCAAGAAGAAGACCCTTGGAGTATGCCAGTGCTTCAGGACACTGGGGTCAAGTGGTCAG ACATGGATAACAAAGGAAAAATCATCAGTGTGCTCACAGGGATAGCAAAATTTATTGCCTTGCTTGGACTACTCTACTTCTTTGTGTGTTCCTTGGATATACTGAGCTCTGCCTTCCAGTTGGTAGGAG GTAAAGCAGCAGGGGACATTTTTCGAGATGGTTCTGTGCTGTCAAATCCTGTTGCTGGTTTGGTGATTGGAGTTTTGGTGACAGTCATGGTGCAGAGCTCTAGCACTTCCTCATCCATTATAGTCAGCATGGTGTCTTCTACAT TGCTGAGTGTAAAGGCTGCTATTCCTATCATAATGGGGGCAAATATTGGTACCTCAGTCACAAACACAATTGTGGCGCTCATGCAAGCTGGAGACAGGAATGAATTTAGAAG GGCCTTTGCTGGAGCTACAGTCCATGATTTCTTTAACTGGCTCTCAGTGTTCGTGTTGTTGCCCCTTGAAGTAGTGTCTGGTTATCTTTATCGTCTTACTAATGTTATAGTTGATTCCTTTAATCTCGAGAGTGGTGAAGATGCCCCTGAGCTGCTAAAAGTCATCACAGATCCTTTTACAAAGCTTATCATCCAG CTTGATAAGTCAGTAATAAATGCAATTGCTACAAATGAGGAAGGAGCAAAAAACAAATCTTTGGTAAAGACTTGGTGCAAAACTAAAACAAATGTG ACAATGCAGAATGTCACCATTCCGGCCTCAGAAAACTGCACATCCCCTGACCTTTGCTGGACTGATGGAAACTTGACATGGACCATCAAAAATGTGTCTCTCacagaaaatattcaaaaat gCCAGCATCTCTTTGTAGGAACAAATCTTGCTGATCTTGCTGTCGGTCTCATCCTGCTTGCAGGGTCTTTGATAATTTTGTGCACCTGTTTGGTGCTGATAGTTAAGTTACTGAATTCTGTGCTTAAAGGACAAGTGGCCTCCGTTATCAAGAAGACACTCAATACCG atttccCATATCCTTTTTCTTGGGTAACCGGATACCTGGCGATGCTTGTTGGAGCTGGTATGACGTTCATTGTTCAAAGCAGTTCTGTTTTCACATCTGCTATTACGCCACTCGTTG GTATTGGTGTTATAAGCATTGAGCGCGCTTACCCACTTACGTTAGGATCTAACATTGGTACGACCACGACTGCTATACTGGCCGCTTTAGCAAGTCCAGGCAGTACATtaagatattcattacag ATTGCTTTGTGTCacttttttttcaatatttccgGGATTATTCTGTGGTACCCAATACCTTTCACCCGGGTACCAATCCGCCTCGCAAAGAGCTTGGGGAACATAACAGCCAAGTACAGATGGTTTGCTATTTTTTATCTGATCCTCTGCTTCTTCCTGATCCCGTTGGCTGTGTTTGGTTTGTCGGTAGCTGGCTGGCAGGTCCTTCTGGGCGTTTGTGGTCCCATCCTACTTGCTTTGATTACAGTGATTGTGATTAATGTTCTGCAGTCCAAACGGCCAAATATACTGCCTACAAAGCTCCAAAACTGGGATTTCCTTCCCAGGTGGATGCACTCCTTGAAGCCATGGGATAATGTGATAACTTCTGCACTCTCCTTCTGTGGGAGATACTGCTTCTGCAACAAGTGCTGCAAATGCTGCAAAGGCAACACGGAAGATGAGCCTGCCAAAGACAAGCAGGAAAAGGCTATGGCAGTTTATGATAACACGGTTGAATTGGCTGATGAAGAAAATTGTGTTACAAAGACACAACCAGCGGCTGGTGGTGAGAAAACCTACTCAGACAACACAGCCTTCTAG